The genomic stretch AAATTTATGGTCTCCTTTTAAGCGAACGTACACAACTTGGGTAATTGACTATTTCAAAGATATGTTTGAAAGTGACGCACTTCGTTTAGGTGATCATTTTCAAATGGAATGCGCTTGGTTTTGCTATTCCTGGTTATACAATCAGAGTTAGATAAAATGAGAAACGAGTGGAATTCATAGACCATAAGAAATTCCAGGAACGCCAAAGTATGCGGAATACCAgatgaaatgttttattttccaGAAAGTTTTGGCTatagtttcttttttatatatacatacttCTTCTGTAAGCTAATGTAATATAATAAAAGttgtgataaaaacaaaaaaaaaaaaaacagaacaattAGAGCCAGTTTCCAGTTTTTTCAGAAAACTGTCTGATTTTTCTACGCTATTTGCCTTTAAAGTTATTAAAGTTATATAAGTTATTAAAGTGGAAATTCACCGCaacataacaagaaatataaaatcaacaaaagaaaGCAAGTTTAAGGTATGTTTTGCAATTCATATCTTGCTGAAGCAACAGCCATTATTAATTGCGAAGAACATGGTACGTCTCAGTTCATCTTCTGTTTGATTGTACATCGTATCCTTTGCATAAATAAAGGTCCACTTTTGAAAATGGCTTAGCTAGCTCCTTTTTGTATTTGTCAAcagtaaaaactgtttttgtccCAGGTATCATTTCAACCACCTTCTGGCCGGGGTATAGCAAGACATATTCTTATAGACCACAGAAATATTGGTCATGGTCTGCATGCTTTTTGTTTGCAGCCTTCAAAACAGTAGCTGCTGAGGCATCCCTAGCAATACGCACAGGTAACTTAGATCCTATAACGCAATGGAGCAGTCCTTATTCATTCTCTCTCATAATTccaacgttaataacaacactTTCCGTAGATGTTTTACTGTGTAAAGATACAACCTTTGCTttcttgcttttaaaaaccacattacTACTATTACTTCCTCGATCATCGTCACCAGCACTTTCTCCTCCATTGACTGTATCTGTCTTTTTCTTTGAGAATCGTGATGTTCTTTCATTTGACTTAATTCGTTGAATTCGTATCAATGACAATGCCTCACTGTGGACAGGATTTtctgctttctttttttttcctttccaCAATACGAGTAGAAATAATCGCTACAAAATTCGATTTTCTTCCCACATGACGAACAGAAACGGTCTGCCATGCTTATTTACAAATCATTTCGGGCACATGTGACTTTTTGCTCTGAGATAAGTGGACTGCATGTGACTTTGGGCTCTGGGATAAttggatttttaaaatatatttgtggatttgaaataattttgcgtatttgaaaaacatttgtGGATTTGGAATATTTATGAGAATTCGAAATGTATTTGtggatttgaaatatatttgtgaATTTGAAATATAATTGTGGATTTGAATTATATTTTCGGATTTCAAAAACATTCTGTTActgatttgaaatatatttgtggttttgaaatatatttgtggatttgaaatatatttgtgaatttgaaatatatttgtggatttgaaatatatttgtgaatttgaaatatatttgtggatttgaaatatatttgtgaatttgaaatatatttgtggatttgaaatatatttgtggatttgaaatatatttgtggatttgaaatatatttgtggatttgaaatatatttgtggGTTGACCCTTCTCGGCTTCCGTACCATTCAACTAGTCAAAATTAGCCAGCATTTCTTAATTGAGacttaaaaaggaaatgttagCACATGCAACAATTATTCAGGTTTATCAGAATGTcggcaattttcttttttgtctgtAAAAATCAATATTCTAAAGATAAACTTCTAAACAACATTTGTAAGGTAAGGCCAATTGTTCACAATTTGGAATTTTCAACTAGCACATTGCattcaaagattttaaaattctgtGAACAATCATTTATTGATGTATAGGTTATCCAAATATCCATCCTTTATCCAAAGAgtgttatttgatttttttaacgtATTTTTTGTAGACACCTCAGTGCAGAGATAATAGAAGAAGTAGCGAAACCGTTGAAGACGTTTGCTGATACACAAAAAGAAAGTAGGAAGGCTGTGAGTGAAAAATGAGATTAAATTTTCCAGTCCAGTTTGTCTCATTACATTATTACAGTTATTACAGTGTGTGTGTTCAACAGTTCTACTAAAGTTTTTAATGGTTATATATGTCTTTTGACATTCAGTTTATTGTTTTGTACATTTTAACATTTAGTTATTACAATTACATAATTTGGATTTACTAGATAATGTCATAATTTCGCATGCCAAACTTTTAAGTTCTATTTCTCGAAAATTAatatagaatttttaaaaagaataaaatgattCGCAGACAACTTCGTGAGCTCTTTTATtataaaatcaacttttttttacaGGCGGTAAGCTTTAATCAGAAAATCTATGCAACACATAAAAAGGACtcctcaaaaaaattaaactaattTTTAGCTTCACATATAAAATATCCATGATTACTCCTGGTATTGCATCAAattaaaatttctgaaaaaaagctGTACCAGTGATAATTTTTATTCGTCTTTCACACCAACTTATGTGTCAGTTCTTTTGGAAATTTAATAATTGATtctttgataatatttttaggCAGAGCAAGTAGTGGAAAAAGCTGTCAAAGTATTAGCTGAAAAACGAACAAAAGAATCACAGGTGAATCTCATGAAAAGTTATaggttttgtataatttttttgtagtgtTTTAAAGAACTTTTTAATCTCTAAGGGAAGAAAAAGTTCACACAATAAAGCAAAAGAATCGGAAGGGTTCACAGTGCAACTTGAGAGCGCACGAGGGAAAACGTTATCTGAAAAAGAACTGTCCAAGGTatgtaaaaaagaattttaaaaaagtttaatgttaaaaaaaaatgttccacACGTTTTTGTAGaccacaatatttttttattcatggcCTATGATTTGTTATGATATTAAAAAATGATCTCATTGCCTTcgcattttttttgaaaaatccttGAAAATTGAGAATTTACAGATGGAAATATTTCACATTACAATCGGTTATCTcagaataaaatatgtttatgtAGACGGGTACCAAAATAAGGTCATTAATGCGTGGAgttaccttaagggaagaaactATTGTAGAAGAAAAGAATGTGAAATTAATGTTTGCAAATTTGCCTTGTATTTAAAAGCTTAAATTCTGCGTTTTTTTCAACAAGGTTTTTATGGTTGCATTTTTATACTGTCTATAAATTCAGTATAAAATGTAATTTAGACATTGGAAATAAAACCGTAGCTATTTGTGGTTGGTTACTatttcgcattttttttttttaattctgcaaTTTCAATAAAACTATGCGCACCTATTCATTCCGCATTTTACACTATTCTTTAGGTCTTATTTGCAAACTTTAATTCCGCAATCTTTTTTTGAACAAACAATGTCTTCAAAACATTTAAGAAGATCTAAAATACACTTATCACATGCTTTCATAACTACACTTTTCACACTCGACTGTGTTTAAGCCTTTCATAGCTATATTTTGTTCTTGTTGATAAATCTTTAAAACTCACCAACCCATGACAATAATCACTTTTCTTTTCCCTTAGTTGGATGCAAAATGTAAGAAAGCAGAAGAAGCGGTCACAAAATCAGGTTTGTGATAAAAGTTCAAGAATTAACTTTTTATCTTCGGCTTTAATATAACAAACAATGATagctaataacttttttttttttaaaaaaaatcagtgtTGTTAAGTCAACTACTTGCAGAATTGTTGTGAGAGATGAATTTCGGATTAAATTACCCAAATACCATTTACAAAGTGCTTTACACGTTATTTTGGTTTACGCCATGATTCGCATTCTTGTTGTTTGGGATATATGTTTCTGAAGTGTCACCAGCAaattaatttatacaaaaaatcatCCCTAGCTATCATATTTTCGATTCAAATAGTAACTTAAAAATGATAACTTATGCTAACTGCaactaaaattgaaatcaaaaaCTGAAATTCGAAAGTATAGTCGCATACTACTGTGCAGATGATGTTTTGATGGATATCTTTTAGATAATGATTATATCACCAAATTAATTGACGCAGAAAGAGCGAGATTAGAATTAGAAAGTGCTATAACTGGTTCGACTATAGTAAGTCTTATTGCTTTCCTTTCTAAATAATGAAATCCAAATTGTCTCTGCAAAAACCTACCTATTTTATCAACTCAAGTCTTACATACGATAAGGAAAGAATAAGTTTACGGTTTGCGTTCTGTTTCTTTATAATTTTTGGTTTGTGTCTTTTTGCAAGTTATCCTTTTTAAAATTCACTTCCTAACCCAAGGACTTCGTCTACGGGCTAACCACTAGTACTTAATATATGCGAAGAATAAATTTTTCTGGAAATTTTTTAGGTGTTTCAAACTCTTGAAGAAGAGAAAGTGACATGCTTCAAAACTTTGCTGACTACATACTGTACACTTCTCCTCAATTCTATACCAAAATACGACGAAGTAAGTTGTTTCCCCTCGGTTAATCTTTTGCCCTGTTTAATGTTACTTCTCTTGTATTAATACCTGTACTTTGTCTGCAATATGGCTGCCGAGATCGGTTGGCGTTAAACATGCAGACATACAGCAGCCGAACTATAGGCTTATTAGACAGGTGATACACCCGTCGTGCAATAACAACTAGTCTCTATGATGATAgccatattttatttgtttatcgAACAAAACCGGGTCATCTAAACCACGCATGAAATCTTCCAGCTACAAATAACAAATACGATGTATTTTATGAGAGAATTTCCGTGATTTGTCCACCGGATAACGAATAGTTCTCAAATTAATACTTTATTTCGTCTGTTCGAAATGGTTGCGTAAGGCTTTATCCCGTGTTACCCGCCAAAGATTTTTTCCTCCGGTTGATGATTAGTTAGTTTAAATTTCTTTATTGTAAGAAAAAAAACCCTTGATAGAATTGATGGTACTTTACGGTCAGTAGGGCTATCCTTTGAAATCACAAGTTTTATCGCTCGCTCTTTTATTTTCTTAGTGCTACAAAACATTGGAAGGAAATGTTTCAAACATGAATCCTGCAACAGATATACAAACATTAATCGAATCACGTGGAACTAGAAAACAGCCGTCTGAACAAATTGTTTTCACGTGTTATGTAAGTAGCTTACCAGTATAAATGCGTTAGTGGATTGATGTTTTTCAAATTTGGCGTGTGGAATTGTAGCATTCGTCAAGATTTTAGCTGTACATGCTGACACGTTAAGACTGAACtgttaattattttaaagttgcTTAAACATTTTCACAATGCTTTACTTTGtaggaataaatttttttggaagtATATTTTAAGTGAAGAAAATTTTGCGACTGATTCACGAAAATGTCTTCTCGCAAAACATACCAAAGAAAGTCATtagcgaaaattaattctcgcgaaaaaACAGCCATTTTCGAAAATTTAATATTGTCCCCATAAATTGGTTAGGTAGGATAGAAACGGGGAGATTATGATAACTCACATGAATATAAGaagatttttctctttttctacaGGATTAttacactttttgtttttaaacagtAAATATGTGTGCACATTTTACCTCCGTTGCGTCTCGCCTGCTGCCAATCTTTGTATCATCAGTCGGTTCTCTTTTTTGTCATTGTAAACACCTGCTTCgcgaaaaacaaagaaaaaaaaaactcgcAAAAATTACTTCTCATAGTGCGACTTGAAAAAACTCCACCCTCCCTTAGGTGTAAAATATATCTAATTCCTATTTACTAGTCCAATTGTATTCAGACTGTCATGATCTTGTGTGACCAGATTAATTTCACTTTGGTCTTTTACGCTTGTTTCTTTTTCAAACCAGGAAGAAGATTTTAATAACACGATGGATAACACTAGACGAAAAATGGCATTAGAAAATAAACTTTCAAAGTTGACACGAGCTTTACAGGGCGAAAAGAAGGCCAAAAAAGGTATATAAATTACCTATAGCGTTGTTACCCCATAGTTATTACTGGCTTTCGGGCGCTGAACGCGTTGAACAAATCATCCGTCGCTATATTGAAGTTATATTTGTCAGCTATTAACCAATCTGACAAACTGTCACTGGACGCTGTAACTCAGATTGTCTGCCGAATCTTAAAAACCTCAAAATTAGACTTTATTGAtcactttacaaaaaaaaaaccttgaaaGTCCTGAAATATAAAGAATGCCAAAAACATTTCTGTCTAGTTGTGAAAAATTGACTCGTAGTAAATATTgtgcttgaatttttttaaataattaaattttcatAGGTTTTATATGTTCAGTACTGCCATTTCTGTGTATTTCTTACATTACCTTAGTGTCTACCTAGATATTTGTCTCCGTGAGCTTCCGAACATAAGTATCGCAAAGATTGTAGTAAAAAAGCCCTTAAAACACACGCCAAAAAAAGGGGAAAATGTTGGCAGACCGTGCAATTATAGAATTTCATTTTTTGAGCTGATTGGATATCCTTGCACAGCAAGTAAATCTTTAGTCTAGCTCTTTGATACGACGTACTTTGTTGTATTAAGGATTGGTTCGTTTGAATTCCGTGTACAGCGACACACCAAGTTTCAGCACGAAGAATACGCAACAAGATGTGGGATTTCAACTTGGACATGTAAGTTCCTAACCACGTCGTGCTGCTGATGTATGTGCACTCTATCGTGTCTAGTGTGTAACAAGTGCAATTTAGACATATTGATCTTGCTCTTGTgatataaaaaagtttgttacTCTGCTGCAGAAACTTAATATTAAACAATATACTTTCCTGTGCGTTTTAGACGAGCAGTGTGATAAATTTATTAGAAGCCAGTATATACAGATTAAATATCCCACTAGCGAAGCTGCTGCAGCGAGATGTTCCGAATCATCGACTTTCAAAATACATCGACGAAAGGCGTGATAAACAGGTACTATTTTAGggagattttttttcttcttttaagttGGAAAGGGGTAATACTTCTGAGCATCAAAATGCGCAATATGGTTGTCAAGTTTAGCAGAAATTTTAAACCTCAAATTGAAGCTTTGCAGGTTTTAGACCGCCTTTGTGGTACCTTCCGGAAGAAATTGACAGGGTATAACCTCTTGAAATTAGtgaggctaaccacataaaatagAAATAACTACCAcatataatattatttttttcatacacATTACATGCTTTGAAATACGGCAGAACTTATTCTCTCTCTTTTTAGGGCTCTATATGTTGTACGTTGAGAGTACCGATAGAGGAGACTGAGATGGCGGCTGACGACGATGGTGACGATTACATGCCGGCTGGAGATTATCAAAGCACGTATAATTCACTGACGTATGCACACACAGCGCCGTATGGCAGTTGCGACGGCGACGACTTTAGTGACGTCGATCCGGATTTTGAAGACGATGTTGATCTTGCTCCGCCAGGTAAGTTTCACAaacgaaatttattttatcatctAGCATCTCGTCCCGAATTCCATACAAATAGTTCCTTCTTGTGCCTCGTTGAATTTTAGGAATTTTCAATATTTGCAAacagaaaaaattgtttttatgttatttttttaactccTAGCCAAAATTACAGAACAGGAACTAAACTTATGcggaaaaacaaaatttatacttGGAACCCTATCGcgataaaaaattctttaaacaaTTTTGAATTGTAAAAAATAGAACTCTATTTTTGTAACCGAGTTGTTTCAAACTAATGTTAAGATGTTAGTCAATATGTAAGCAATTattatgtattttcaaaaaaacactttatttaaTTTGGAGTGTCAAAAAATTCTGATCCTGTTCTTTTAGCCACTCTGTTTTTTTACTTGAATTTTAATGgtaattcttaaaaaaagtaaaggcAATTGCTTACATTCTTATAAAACTGCCTCTTCTAAAGTAGAACCTgagtcaattttaattttttaaataaagtgtttttttaaaaaatactataaCAACTTGTTAGCAATTTCGAGGTTGAAATTAACAGTGGAGATACTAATAAGAATCGTGTAcgcaaatatatttttgtgatatcatTGGATCCAAATTATGTCCTTTTTATTTACAGGTTATAGCACGATAGATATGTGCAAGGCTGATTACGATTATACGGCAACCGAAAAGGACGAACTGACGATCAAACCAGGTGACGTCATCACGATAATAACACGACATGACGACGGATGGTGGAAGGGCGAATTGAAAGGAAAAGTCGGCTTATTTCCAGCTTCCTATGTTCACGAATTGAAATAAAGTTTGACAAGTTTATACCTCTTTTTGTGTTTGTGGAAAATAATGAGAAAAGGAAAATCCGTGATAATTCTTTTGAGGATCATTTGGAGTGTCAAGAAAATTCTGATCCTGTACTTTTAGCcactttgtttttttacttgaatTTTAATGGTAATCCATACAAAGTTAAGACAATTGTGTAGATTTCTATAAAACTAACTCTTCTAAAGAGAAGTCAAAAGTGTGACACTTCCACTCAAAATGCCCAAAATTTATGGGCATTGCTACATTGTTCCAAagataaattcatttattttggaTAGCTTCTGGTCGAATGTTCTTTTCCGTAATAGAGTTTAAAGATGGGTTTTTGCTGTAATTCATCCTGTCTTCTGAATTTCTATAAAGTAATGCTTTCACGATAATCTCGAGACGGTAAATTCGCGTTAAGTTTTGCTAATGAGGTATGCCAaagtatttaaatattatttatatgaAATTTTGAATGTGTGGATACATCGAAAACAAATGTGTGcgtttttctattttcttttaCTACCGCTGGAGAATTTTTTATgttaatattttgaatttttgtacAAAATATATGAATATAAATGTCTTTTAAAACTTAGAGTTTTTTGGAGTCTTTGATCCCAATACGAACtgtgtattaaatttttaaatcacttcAGGTAAATTTAACTTTATCGTGAAATTTTGTTCCGCcaaattctttgttttttggaaataaaaatcaataaacCAGGAAACATTTATGAAACATTCTCAGGCTTTAAAAGATgaactacaaaattaaaatttttgcagTTTTACCATTTTTCTGTTGACTTTTTCGTCCCTTAAAAAATCGCAATTACGAAGGGTAAAGCGTAACGAAGCAAAGTCGGATAAACGAAATTTTTTCCGACGATTTATGTATTAGAATACGGACAAGTCTCAAGTTGTTTAAGCGCTTTTATCGTCCACGTAGAAATTTTCTTAAGTGACAAACATTTTGTCCGTTAAGGTACACTTTTTCTCTGCACGCGTAAAAAAAATCTGCTGGTTCTTGCGCTGACGCAAATGAGGGCAACAAAACCTATAGAGTTTTAATACGGTAAAACACACATAACTACTGATCCCTTAGTGCGGAATAAAAGACCATTTTCGTCTCTTGATCAATGACAAAACAGGCAaaagttttaataaattctTTCTAGGGAATATTTGAACACAAAGACACACTTTATAAGTCTAAAAGAcaatcatatttaaaaaaataattcaattattctaaaaaatcaaaattataatcTGGCAACTGAAAATGAACATCTTTCTCATCGTCGTTATCGACATCGTCGTCATTTTTATCACCAGATACTGCCACTTGACGTTCGTCATTCGTCACTTCAACGTCACTGTCGCTTGctataacaacaataacaattttttcgCTGTCACCAAACATTAGTTGGAGGTTAATATTGCTTTCAACAATATAAAAAGATCTTAAAAACATTACTACATTGAAACCTTCCTGAAGTAGACGACTCCAGAAAAAGGACCAAGAAGGACAACAAATTGTCCCTGATTTGTCAGAGACGAATTGTTTAGGAATCTTTCATTCTACTCATTTCATAAAGCGTACACTTTTTCCGATCCTGCGTAAACATTTTGACTTAACCGACCTTCATACAGTGGACAGGCATGTATTGGACATGTACAGTGGACAGTCATTATAGTGGACAGTCGTACAGTAGATAGTCATACAGTTGGCAGTCATACAGTTGACAGTGGCCAGTCGTACAGGGACAGCAGAGGACAATTTTCCTCATTACCTTTTAAGCAATTAGCTTCCACACACAGGTTGATCGTTTAGAATAGCAGCATTTTCGTTTTTTATTCAATGACCTTCTCTTGACCCGTCAAATAAACAATTACTTCCAATCTGCATTTTTAGGAACGGTAAAACATAACACCAGTCCATATTAAATTTGggaaatttatttcttaaaagcggataattttttaatttccgcTTATGTGACCTTTAGAGAGGTTTCACTGTAGAGAGATTTTACGCCCTTATCGACCAGCCTACTAGTTTTTAATATCCGTGGAGCAAACCTTGTAACCCCCCCCACATTTTGTAGGTGCTTTTTAACGATTTTTGCTATATTGTTTGCGATATTTTAAGGTTCTCAGCACAGACACGAAAAGAAGTACTTGTTATGCAGTTAGGTAATATTTTATAACAGAAATGTTAAAAGTATTctgattttaaagttttcagggTGTTTCTCTACAGAATGAAGTTCACGTAGTCTGATTCAAAGTTTTTAAGCTCCAGCAGACACCCTGGGACCAGTGAATTATGGTGTAGCGTTAAAATAACTTGAATTCTGAGTACGTATGTTTTTTCTCGTACTTACTTAAAAACTTTCAGAGATACCCAAAGGCTTTCCATTATTGCGTTTTTGGTCCAAGCTGCAGCGCTTAGTATCTGCGCGTGCGCAATAGAATTTCTTTCTGGCTGCAACGCCTGTATTAGAAACGGATCAACTTTTAAACTCTTTGCAGACAGACATCTTTTTCACTAACCaaaaaatatttcgaaaatcctaccattttccatttttggaAATTCAGCATACGCTGCAAGCAGTAGCCACAGATGCGTTAATAAAAGGTCGCCTTAAAAAGATCGCGGGCCGATGTAAAAAACAATAATGTGCGATCCGTTTAAGAACAAAGGTAGAAAAACCAATCACCTTCCATTTGATCATCACTATCTTCATCGTTTTcccttttctcttcttttttcccgctaaattaaaaaatgtatgtaACATTCAATAAAGCCTTTaaaagtaaactgatttt from Hydractinia symbiolongicarpus strain clone_291-10 chromosome 12, HSymV2.1, whole genome shotgun sequence encodes the following:
- the LOC130622219 gene encoding nostrin-like isoform X2; the encoded protein is MTELKDVIWSHTGFEDLKKYCHKNNEFLRDAASLFQERAKLEIIYADGLAKIATKARKICIDTIGTLRSSWEEFSTQTDLESNVHKHLSAEIIEEVAKPLKTFADTQKESRKAAEQVVEKAVKVLAEKRTKESQGRKSSHNKAKESEGFTVQLESARGKTLSEKELSKLDAKCKKAEEAVTKSDNDYITKLIDAERARLELESAITGSTIVFQTLEEEKVTCFKTLLTTYCTLLLNSIPKYDECYKTLEGNVSNMNPATDIQTLIESRGTRKQPSEQIVFTCYEEDFNNTMDNTRRKMALENKLSKLTRALQGEKKAKKGLVRLNSVYSDTPSFSTKNTQQDVGFQLGHTSSVINLLEASIYRLNIPLAKLLQRDVPNHRLSKYIDERRDKQGSICCTLRVPIEETEMAADDDGDDYMPAGDYQSTYNSLTYAHTAPYGSCDGDDFSDVDPDFEDDVDLAPPGYSTIDMCKADYDYTATEKDELTIKPGDVITIITRHDDGWWKGELKGKVGLFPASYVHELK
- the LOC130622219 gene encoding nostrin-like isoform X1; translated protein: MSQRRLSGSMSRRRSTKLIKKTSHTGFEDLKKYCHKNNEFLRDAASLFQERAKLEIIYADGLAKIATKARKICIDTIGTLRSSWEEFSTQTDLESNVHKHLSAEIIEEVAKPLKTFADTQKESRKAAEQVVEKAVKVLAEKRTKESQGRKSSHNKAKESEGFTVQLESARGKTLSEKELSKLDAKCKKAEEAVTKSDNDYITKLIDAERARLELESAITGSTIVFQTLEEEKVTCFKTLLTTYCTLLLNSIPKYDECYKTLEGNVSNMNPATDIQTLIESRGTRKQPSEQIVFTCYEEDFNNTMDNTRRKMALENKLSKLTRALQGEKKAKKGLVRLNSVYSDTPSFSTKNTQQDVGFQLGHTSSVINLLEASIYRLNIPLAKLLQRDVPNHRLSKYIDERRDKQGSICCTLRVPIEETEMAADDDGDDYMPAGDYQSTYNSLTYAHTAPYGSCDGDDFSDVDPDFEDDVDLAPPGYSTIDMCKADYDYTATEKDELTIKPGDVITIITRHDDGWWKGELKGKVGLFPASYVHELK